Proteins found in one Nostoc sp. NIES-3756 genomic segment:
- the crtH gene encoding carotenoid isomerase, producing MSVNLTHSPDSLFDVIVIGSGIGGLVTATQLAAKGAKVLVLESYIIPGGSAGYFERQGYRFDVGASMIFGLGNSGTTNLLTRALQAVNTSVDAIADPVQIHYHLPNNLNLKVDRVYDKFLQNLAAYFPHEQEGIRRFYDECWKVFNCLNRMELLSLEEPQYLLRAFLQHPLACLGLLKYLPQNVGDVARRYIKDPELLKFIDMECYCWSVVPAAMTPMINAGMVFSDRHYGGVNYPKGGVGQIAQKLVEGLEKVGGEIKYQAKVTKIITEKGRAIGVQLTNGEIYRAKRIVSNATRWDTFEKLLPVDEMPTNEKKWQQNYQKSPSFLSLHMGVKQSVLPQGTECHHIILENWQDMTKAEGTLFVSIPTLLDSDLAPEEYHIIHAFTPHWINDWQGLSAGEYEAKKEETAWRIIDRLEKIFPGLDAGLDYLEVGTPRTHRRFLGREDGTYGPIPRRKLPGLLSMPFNRTAIKGLYCVGDSTFPGQGLNAVAFSGFACAHRIAVDLGLGTKG from the coding sequence ATGTCCGTAAATTTGACTCACTCCCCAGATTCTTTGTTTGATGTGATTGTCATAGGCTCTGGCATCGGCGGACTAGTAACAGCTACTCAGCTTGCTGCCAAGGGGGCAAAAGTGCTGGTGTTAGAGAGCTATATAATTCCTGGTGGCAGTGCTGGTTACTTTGAACGTCAAGGCTATCGATTTGATGTTGGAGCTTCGATGATTTTTGGGTTGGGTAACAGTGGGACTACGAACTTACTCACCCGTGCTTTGCAAGCAGTCAATACTAGTGTAGATGCGATCGCCGATCCCGTACAAATCCACTACCACTTACCCAACAACTTAAACCTGAAAGTTGATCGGGTTTATGATAAATTCTTGCAAAATCTTGCTGCTTACTTTCCTCATGAACAAGAAGGGATACGTCGCTTTTATGACGAGTGTTGGAAAGTATTTAATTGCCTCAACCGCATGGAGTTGTTGTCACTAGAAGAACCCCAGTACTTACTAAGGGCTTTTTTACAGCATCCTTTAGCGTGTCTAGGTTTACTTAAGTACTTACCTCAAAATGTCGGTGATGTTGCCCGTCGCTACATCAAAGACCCCGAATTATTAAAGTTTATCGATATGGAATGTTACTGCTGGTCTGTAGTTCCAGCAGCCATGACACCGATGATTAATGCAGGTATGGTCTTTTCTGATAGGCATTACGGCGGTGTAAATTACCCCAAAGGCGGGGTCGGTCAAATTGCTCAAAAATTGGTGGAAGGTTTAGAAAAAGTCGGCGGTGAGATTAAATATCAAGCCAAAGTAACAAAAATCATCACCGAAAAAGGCCGTGCTATCGGTGTGCAATTAACTAACGGTGAAATTTATCGAGCAAAACGGATAGTTTCTAATGCTACACGGTGGGATACCTTTGAAAAATTGCTACCTGTAGATGAAATGCCAACTAATGAGAAAAAATGGCAACAGAATTATCAAAAATCGCCCAGTTTTCTCAGCCTACACATGGGCGTAAAACAGTCAGTTCTGCCACAGGGTACAGAATGCCATCACATTATCTTGGAAAACTGGCAAGATATGACTAAGGCAGAGGGAACACTGTTTGTCTCCATTCCCACATTACTCGACTCTGATTTAGCTCCAGAGGAATACCATATAATTCATGCCTTTACACCCCACTGGATAAATGATTGGCAAGGGTTATCTGCGGGTGAGTACGAAGCCAAGAAAGAGGAGACAGCTTGGCGCATTATTGACAGACTTGAGAAGATTTTTCCAGGCTTAGATGCAGGTTTAGATTATTTGGAAGTAGGCACGCCCCGCACCCATCGCCGCTTTTTGGGTAGAGAAGATGGTACTTATGGCCCCATACCCAGGCGGAAACTACCAGGGCTGTTATCCATGCCTTTTAACCGCACTGCTATCAAAGGGCTTTACTGTGTGGGAGATAGTACATTTCCGGGACAGGGTTTAAATGCAGTCGCCTTTTCCGGCTTCGCCTGCGCCCACCGCATTGCCGTAGATTTGGGGCTAGGAACTAAAGGTTAG
- a CDS encoding YihY/virulence factor BrkB family protein yields the protein MSLPRFVRFFRHVNWRTLQKTYTRTMERRLLGLASEIAFNAMLSLFPAILTVLTAIGFFADSLQDTFKQMAGQLSQVVPEEAMGLIRDFASREIAHSQNSGLFSLSFVIALWTASGAINTAMTAFDQIHQIPQDKLRPFWKAKLVSLGLTVGTILLLVLASFLVFISDFLLAMVVNENNSLIFLLHLWQLLRWPLALGIVAIAFSFIYRYGPSVWNRGTPIMPGAIIAAVFWAILSGLFRLYVSNFGNYNKVYGAIGTVIVLMLWLSMSSAVLLIGDQLNVTVGEEMQAKKARNFVQEVH from the coding sequence ATGTCTTTGCCACGTTTTGTTCGCTTCTTTCGTCATGTTAATTGGCGTACACTCCAGAAAACTTATACTAGGACAATGGAAAGGCGACTTTTAGGACTGGCTTCAGAAATTGCCTTCAACGCCATGTTATCTTTATTTCCAGCAATTCTTACAGTACTTACAGCCATTGGTTTTTTTGCTGACTCCTTGCAAGACACATTCAAACAAATGGCAGGACAATTAAGTCAAGTTGTTCCAGAGGAAGCAATGGGATTGATTCGGGATTTTGCCAGCCGAGAAATTGCCCATTCTCAAAATAGTGGCTTATTTTCATTAAGTTTTGTCATTGCCCTTTGGACAGCTTCTGGTGCAATCAATACTGCGATGACAGCCTTTGACCAAATTCACCAAATCCCTCAAGACAAATTACGTCCATTTTGGAAAGCCAAACTTGTCTCTTTAGGATTAACTGTAGGTACGATCTTGCTTTTGGTACTGGCTTCTTTTTTAGTATTTATCAGTGACTTCTTGTTGGCAATGGTGGTAAATGAAAACAATTCTTTAATATTCTTGTTGCACCTTTGGCAGTTATTACGCTGGCCTTTAGCTTTAGGGATTGTGGCTATAGCATTTAGTTTTATCTATCGTTATGGGCCTAGTGTGTGGAATCGAGGCACACCAATTATGCCAGGGGCAATAATTGCAGCCGTTTTCTGGGCAATTTTATCTGGTTTATTTCGCTTGTATGTATCAAATTTTGGTAACTATAACAAAGTTTATGGTGCAATAGGGACAGTAATAGTGTTAATGCTGTGGCTGTCAATGAGTTCTGCTGTTTTATTAATAGGCGACCAATTAAATGTAACTGTGGGTGAAGAGATGCAGGCGAAAAAAGCCCGTAACTTTGTACAAGAGGTTCATTAA
- a CDS encoding DUF4112 domain-containing protein, whose amino-acid sequence MPESSPKFSYIDTNTQAATIKRLRQLSRLLDTVIKIPGTPIAMGLDPIIGIIPIGGDALGLIISCYIVFEASRLGVPKRILNRMIVNIIIDTLVGSFPIIGDLFDFAWTANHYNIKLIEKYLNGN is encoded by the coding sequence ATGCCTGAATCTTCTCCTAAATTCTCCTATATTGACACTAATACTCAAGCAGCTACCATAAAACGCTTACGTCAATTAAGCCGCCTATTAGATACAGTAATCAAAATTCCCGGTACGCCGATAGCTATGGGTTTAGATCCAATCATAGGAATTATACCTATTGGTGGCGACGCTTTAGGTTTAATTATTTCCTGTTACATAGTCTTTGAAGCCTCACGGTTAGGCGTACCAAAAAGGATATTAAACCGAATGATAGTAAATATCATTATTGATACTTTGGTAGGCAGTTTTCCCATCATCGGCGACCTGTTTGACTTTGCCTGGACAGCGAATCACTACAACATTAAGCTAATAGAAAAGTACTTAAATGGGAATTAG
- a CDS encoding ATP-dependent Zn protease, with amino-acid sequence MNQTAFNLVAISVFLMTLSALLGPLINLSPTIPALATFTILGIATFDSFSLQGKGGTIFIDWVAGFSPQYRDRIIHHEAGHFLVANLLGIPVTGYTLSAWEAWRQGQSGQGSISLNDTELGSQLEQGKISHQTLERYCTILMAGIAAETLVFERVEGGNDDRRKLANVFRLLGFSESVCQQKQRFHILQAKTLIQDNWLSYQALAEAIRQRATIADCQKAIADAQMETESKVA; translated from the coding sequence ATGAACCAAACTGCTTTTAATTTAGTTGCAATATCTGTTTTTCTGATGACTTTATCGGCTCTATTGGGGCCGTTAATTAATTTATCACCGACAATTCCAGCACTTGCTACCTTTACCATTTTGGGCATAGCAACTTTTGACAGTTTCAGCTTGCAAGGTAAGGGCGGTACTATCTTTATAGATTGGGTTGCAGGTTTTTCACCACAATACCGCGATCGCATTATTCACCACGAAGCTGGACACTTTCTTGTAGCTAACTTGTTGGGTATTCCCGTTACAGGCTACACTCTTAGTGCGTGGGAAGCTTGGAGGCAAGGACAATCTGGGCAAGGTAGTATTTCCTTGAATGATACTGAGTTAGGCTCTCAGCTAGAACAAGGTAAAATCAGCCATCAAACGCTGGAGCGCTACTGTACTATTTTAATGGCAGGAATAGCTGCGGAAACTTTAGTATTTGAGCGTGTCGAAGGTGGAAATGATGATAGAAGGAAACTTGCAAATGTTTTCAGACTTTTGGGTTTTTCTGAGTCAGTTTGTCAGCAAAAACAACGGTTCCATATCCTCCAGGCAAAAACCTTAATTCAAGACAACTGGTTGAGTTACCAAGCCTTAGCCGAAGCCATACGCCAAAGAGCAACAATCGCTGATTGCCAAAAAGCGATCGCCGATGCTCAAATGGAAACAGAAAGTAAGGTTGCTTAG
- a CDS encoding DUF4336 domain-containing protein, with protein sequence MNLQPHSHNHRPQDWFWPFWPALPLYPYGKRRTVCREIVKDTIWTFDQVQGVLYTVVPIRMSVIKLNAGGLLVYAPVAPTRECVRLVNELVAKHGEVKYIVLPTSSGLEHKIFVGPFARKFPQAQVFVAPHQWSFPFNLPLSWLGFPQKRTQVLPEDSRQTPFADEFDYAVLDINLGRGSFVEVAFLHKRSHTLLVTDSVLSISAEPPEILQLEPYPLLFHARDNALQPIEDTPANRRQGWQRIALFAIYFRPKALGLTGLGEMWRDALKAPDHSPKAYFGFFPFRWQENWQQSFAALSANGRPFVAPILQVLILPQAPKQVLNWAETVAKWNFQQIIACHFDAPFAATPEQFRQAFSFLDQNAHSNNQTLLPEDLKFIKELEANLLKQGIATPPREKD encoded by the coding sequence ATGAACTTACAACCACACTCACACAATCATCGTCCTCAAGATTGGTTTTGGCCTTTCTGGCCAGCTTTACCGCTTTATCCCTACGGCAAAAGGCGGACAGTTTGCCGGGAGATAGTTAAAGATACTATCTGGACATTCGACCAAGTTCAAGGGGTTTTGTATACGGTAGTGCCGATTAGGATGTCGGTAATCAAGCTTAATGCTGGTGGTTTACTAGTTTATGCACCCGTTGCCCCAACTAGGGAGTGTGTACGACTGGTAAATGAGTTAGTCGCCAAGCACGGCGAAGTTAAGTATATAGTTCTGCCTACCAGTTCTGGACTTGAGCATAAAATATTTGTTGGCCCCTTTGCAAGAAAGTTTCCCCAAGCACAGGTATTCGTTGCCCCACACCAGTGGAGTTTTCCGTTTAACTTGCCCTTGAGTTGGTTAGGGTTTCCGCAAAAACGTACTCAAGTTCTGCCAGAAGATTCACGCCAAACTCCTTTTGCAGATGAGTTTGATTATGCAGTGTTAGATATTAATTTAGGACGGGGTTCTTTTGTTGAGGTGGCATTTTTACATAAGCGATCGCACACTCTACTTGTAACTGATTCCGTCCTATCTATATCAGCAGAACCACCAGAAATTTTACAATTAGAACCTTATCCCCTATTATTTCATGCCAGAGATAATGCTCTCCAACCCATCGAAGATACCCCAGCTAATCGTCGTCAAGGATGGCAGCGTATCGCCTTATTTGCTATTTACTTTCGTCCCAAAGCCTTGGGATTAACAGGGTTAGGGGAGATGTGGCGCGATGCACTTAAAGCACCAGATCATTCACCAAAAGCATACTTTGGTTTTTTTCCTTTTCGCTGGCAAGAAAATTGGCAACAGTCATTTGCAGCTTTATCCGCCAATGGACGACCTTTTGTTGCGCCCATTTTACAAGTTCTGATTCTGCCCCAAGCGCCAAAACAAGTCCTGAACTGGGCTGAGACAGTAGCAAAATGGAATTTTCAACAAATTATTGCCTGTCACTTTGATGCACCATTTGCAGCCACTCCAGAACAATTTCGTCAAGCATTCAGTTTTTTAGATCAGAACGCTCACAGCAACAATCAAACTCTGTTACCAGAAGATTTGAAATTTATTAAAGAACTGGAAGCAAATTTACTTAAGCAAGGTATTGCAACACCCCCAAGGGAGAAGGATTAA
- a CDS encoding alpha/beta fold hydrolase, whose product MKDWWQETFPKGRQSLIISDVHGYPVQIAYGEKGTGKPLFLLHGMGSWSYNWRYSVAPLSKYFRVICVDAKGFGFSDKPCLRREKSGHQVIELERIIQELCDEPAVIVAESLGALVALALTQKSPELVGRLVVINAPIFAEQLPHWAMSILSQVPIELLQTIDSLRLAYLFAPIVKEIMAIERRKVLFDPSILTQEDVYWITYPFVEIPGTLVKVAEELQIAAKEIENLQANKPNMLTQIQKNLSSIESPTLILWGDKDSWFPASHGEKLHQHLPNSQFQILENCYHDASTGSAKVINQAILKFLQQTEFL is encoded by the coding sequence ATGAAAGATTGGTGGCAAGAGACTTTCCCCAAAGGGCGGCAAAGTCTGATAATTAGTGATGTTCATGGGTATCCTGTACAAATTGCATACGGTGAGAAAGGTACAGGTAAACCATTATTTCTCTTACACGGTATGGGTAGTTGGAGCTATAATTGGCGTTACAGCGTAGCTCCATTATCTAAGTATTTTCGAGTTATTTGTGTAGATGCTAAAGGATTTGGTTTTTCTGATAAACCTTGTTTACGTCGAGAGAAAAGTGGGCATCAAGTTATTGAATTAGAGCGTATAATTCAAGAGCTATGTGATGAACCAGCAGTTATTGTGGCTGAATCTTTAGGTGCATTAGTTGCTCTTGCTTTAACACAAAAAAGCCCCGAATTAGTTGGGCGTTTAGTAGTAATTAATGCGCCAATTTTTGCTGAACAACTACCTCATTGGGCAATGTCGATATTGTCTCAAGTCCCAATAGAATTATTGCAAACGATAGACTCTTTACGTCTAGCTTATTTATTTGCGCCAATAGTTAAAGAAATTATGGCAATAGAAAGGCGTAAAGTGTTATTTGATCCATCAATTTTGACCCAGGAAGATGTTTACTGGATTACTTATCCCTTTGTTGAGATTCCTGGTACTTTGGTAAAAGTTGCCGAGGAATTACAAATAGCAGCTAAAGAAATCGAGAATTTGCAAGCAAATAAACCTAATATGCTGACTCAGATTCAGAAAAATTTGAGTTCTATTGAGTCACCCACACTAATTTTATGGGGTGATAAAGACAGTTGGTTTCCAGCGAGTCATGGAGAGAAATTACATCAACACTTACCTAATTCCCAATTTCAAATTTTAGAGAACTGCTATCATGATGCTTCTACTGGTTCGGCAAAAGTGATAAATCAAGCGATTTTAAAGTTTTTGCAACAAACTGAGTTCTTGTAA
- the upp gene encoding uracil phosphoribosyltransferase, translating into MTVQLRVYVPPHPLIKHWLTVARDAATPSVLFRSAITELGRWLTYEAAREWLPTEDITVQTPLDVCPGTVVNPQVPVAVVPILRAGLGLLEGAQTVLPLASIYHLGLVRNEETLEASCYLNKLPDKFNPQTRVLITDPMLATGGSIMTAMSELTQRGVDPTLVRIVCVVAAPPALQKLNAAYSGLIVYTATIDETVNDKGFIIPGLGDAGDRIFGT; encoded by the coding sequence ATGACGGTACAACTGCGTGTTTACGTTCCTCCCCATCCTCTAATTAAGCACTGGCTGACAGTTGCCCGTGATGCTGCCACACCTTCAGTCCTATTTCGCAGTGCTATCACCGAGTTGGGTAGATGGCTTACTTATGAAGCGGCGCGGGAATGGTTGCCTACAGAAGACATAACAGTACAAACGCCCTTAGATGTCTGTCCAGGAACGGTAGTTAACCCGCAAGTACCTGTGGCAGTTGTGCCGATTCTGCGGGCAGGGCTAGGGTTATTAGAAGGGGCGCAAACGGTATTGCCTTTGGCTTCAATTTACCACTTGGGGTTAGTTCGTAATGAAGAAACACTAGAAGCCTCATGTTACCTCAACAAATTACCAGACAAATTTAATCCTCAAACCAGAGTGTTAATTACCGATCCGATGCTGGCGACAGGGGGATCTATCATGACTGCAATGTCGGAATTAACACAACGTGGTGTAGACCCAACTTTAGTTAGAATTGTCTGTGTAGTAGCAGCACCACCAGCTTTGCAAAAATTAAATGCAGCTTATTCTGGTTTGATAGTTTACACTGCCACAATCGATGAAACAGTAAATGACAAAGGGTTTATCATACCGGGATTGGGCGATGCAGGCGATCGCATTTTTGGGACATGA
- a CDS encoding YggT family protein → MILLIQTLLTFINIYSSLLIIRVLLTWFPQINWYNQPFAALSQITDPYLNLFRSIIPPIGGMDFSPILAFIALSVVSGLLTNPYLLRLVGAY, encoded by the coding sequence ATGATTTTACTGATTCAGACACTGTTAACCTTTATCAACATTTACAGCTCATTGCTGATTATTCGCGTCCTCTTGACTTGGTTCCCCCAAATCAACTGGTACAATCAACCATTTGCCGCTTTAAGCCAAATCACTGACCCCTACTTAAATCTATTTCGTTCAATCATCCCCCCTATAGGTGGTATGGATTTTTCCCCCATCCTGGCCTTTATTGCACTTAGTGTAGTAAGCGGACTTCTCACCAACCCTTATCTTTTACGCTTGGTGGGAGCTTATTAA